TGCAGCTTAAACCTTGAACAATTGTTTCTGATCAAACATCGCGGGGTAAACAAAAACAGTTGTATCATGAAGTGATTTGTTTTGCATGATCTTTTAAAGAATAAGGTATAAAAGCTCCAGCTCCGTCTATGAAAATCAACTTGCTCTATTTCATACTTTTCAAGTTTACAAATCTACAACTATGAACTTCAAAGCCGTTTTGATCGCGTTCTTTGTTATTATTGCCGTTTCTGAAGCTTTTGACAAAGGACTTGCACTGAAATGTATTGGAAAATGTATTACTGTGTCATCTGTTCAAGAATGGAAGGATTGCGGATCTAAATGTTTCGAAGGAGGAGGTACAGTTTTATTGGCTTAATTATGAATGCCcgtgtttcattttttgcagaaaaagttGACCAGGCGTTCTTCGAATGCGACTCAAAATGTGTTGATAAGTATTTCAAACCGGATCAGGACAACACTGAGGTTATCGAATTGACCAAGTGCTTCAAGGATTGTGCCGATAATTATTAAACAAGAATTAAAGTCTCGtttcgtaaaaattttattgtaaaaatgtgAATTCAATCTTATTGAATAGCTTTTAATTTGTCATCTTTGTATGTaccaaataaataaatttctctCAAATAAATTAATCAGTTTTGAAAGATTCATAAATCATGAAATacggaaaaattattataagcTTTGGCAACATAAAATAACAGAAACGTTCAAAAGCAGtcaagttttaattttgaatttattggtATTAATTCTTTTGCaccataaaatttttctttgcaaaataagc
This is a stretch of genomic DNA from Caenorhabditis elegans chromosome V. It encodes these proteins:
- the C54F6.6 gene encoding Cys-rich protein (Confirmed by transcript evidence) codes for the protein MNFKAVLIAFFVIIAVSEAFDKGLALKCIGKCITVSSVQEWKDCGSKCFEGGEKVDQAFFECDSKCVDKYFKPDQDNTEVIELTKCFKDCADNY